The proteins below come from a single Ptychodera flava strain L36383 chromosome 6, AS_Pfla_20210202, whole genome shotgun sequence genomic window:
- the LOC139134771 gene encoding protein kish-B-like yields the protein MTNVYSFDGLIVFGLLVICTCAYMKRVPRLKQWFLSEKKGFMGVFYKAAVIGTRLHLAVASTCVFMAFYIMFLK from the exons ATGACGAATG TGTATTCATTTGATGGCCTTATAGTCTTTGGTTTGTTGGTCATATGTACCTGTGCGTATATGAAAAGAGTGCCAAGATTGAAGCAATGGTTTTTATCTGAGAAAAAAGGATTTATGGGTGTATTTTACAAGG CTGCAGTCATTGGTACAAGATTGCACCTAGCGGTTGCCTCAACCTGTGTCTTCATGGCATTTTACATCATGTTTCTCAAGTAA